In Sphaeramia orbicularis chromosome 1, fSphaOr1.1, whole genome shotgun sequence, a genomic segment contains:
- the LOC115420185 gene encoding histone chaperone asf1b-B-like has protein sequence MAKVQVLNVAVLDNPSPFGNPFQFEITFECMEDLPEDLEWKIIYVGSAESEEYDQVLDSVLVGPVPAGRHMFVFQADAPNTGLIPESDAVGVTVVLITCTYRGQEFIRIGYYVNNEYTDPELRENPPLKPNYAQLQRNILASNPRVTRFHINWEGLADKMEDSENVDPSPNISGMLPPSCLPGKMPPLGLMPDNSMDCM, from the exons ATGGCTAAGGTACAAGTGTTGAATGTGGCTGTCCTGGACAACCCGAGTCCATTTGGAAACCCGTTCCAGTtcgaaataacctttgaatgcaTGGAGGATTTGCCCGAAG ATCTGGAATGGAAAATCATCTATGTGGGTTCAGCAGAAAGTGAAGAATATGACCAGGTTCTGGACTCTGTTCTAGTTGGTCCAGTACCTGCTGGCAGACAcatgtttgtttttcag GCTGATGCTCCCAACACTGGACTAATTCCAGAGAGTGACGCTGTAGGAGTGACTGTTGTTCTTATAACCTGCACCTATCGTGGACAGGAATTTATCCGCATCGGTTATTATGTCAACAATGAATACACAGACCCTGAACTACGGGAAAACCCACCTCTCAAACCAAACTAcgcacag CTCCAGAGAAATATTTTGGCCTCTAACCCTCGTGTGACCCGCTTCCATATCAACTGGGAAGGCTTGGCAGACAAGATGGAAGACAGCGAGAATGTTGACCCCTCACCCAACATCAGTGGGATGCTTCCCCCATCTTGTCTACCAGGAAAGATGCCTCCTCTTGGACTGATGCCAGACAACTCCATGGACTGCATGTAA